A segment of the Lolium perenne isolate Kyuss_39 chromosome 3, Kyuss_2.0, whole genome shotgun sequence genome:
TGTGCCGGAGGTGTTCTTCCAGGATGCGGATGGCCGCGACGGCATCGACTGCTCCCTTGTGCCCAGCCGCCGGTTCACCAAGCACTGCTACATCTGCGAGAGCAGCAGGGGCTGCGCGCTGGAGTGCTCACAGCCTAAGTGCGACCTTGGGTTCCACGTCTCCTGTGGCCTCAACGTCGGCATGTGCATCGAGTACCGTGAGCAGAAGGGCGGCGGGGTCGTTGCCGGTTTCTGCATCGAGCACACCAAGATTTGGGAGAAGGTAAAATCTTGCattttccattttcttgtttAAGACTGGATTAGTTGCTATGGAAAAACTAAATTCAGCAATCTCATGTGATTTTTTGTTGTTGGatttgtgtgtttcttggtgcagCAACAACTGACTGGCAAGTACAAGATTGTGTCAAGGGGGCATTAGTGGCATTGAAGAAAAATCAGGCGATCTATTGCTATGGAGTGGTGAAGATTTGCATCTCATAATTAGTGTTTAGGAAGTATTATTCTTCTAGTTTTTCTCTCCTTCTGGTGTGTCTTCTGCAATGTTTAGTTATAGTAGTACAATATTAGAGTGTCTCATGGCCTGTGCATGAAAGTAATTACTTATTTGCAGTTATATTGGCACAATTTGTGTCTTAGACAGCTTGGAGGTGTAAAGTTTCAGCTCATTTCTAATGTCAGGAAGATGAGTTGTTTCTACCTCGTAGATTCTTCTTAATAAGCATTGTCTAAATCTTGTTATTGAAATAAGAACATGATTTTTTCCAACTGTTCCCTGTTGCCACCATACATGCCAAGGAGCTCTTTTCTACTGCTGAATTGTTATTCTTTGCTTCAGAATTAACTTTGCTAACCAAATTACTTGATCTGACTTTTGAGTCGAACTAATTCACATTCAGATCTCTCACTGTCACAACGCTCTGGTATATTTTCTGATGTAGGAAGTGTACACTAACCAATGTAATTTAAATGTTGAATGGCCTGTTTCGAAACAGGACCTAGCAGAGCAGTCTTCTGAACTACGTACATAAGATGGTAAACACTGTAATCTCGTCCTGAAATGCCGAAATGAAGCCTGAAATCTGAATTGGCAAGTATCTACATGAATATCCAAATTCTGAAGAAGTCAGTTAGATGCCCTCACATGAACAAATAACAATGCTATCTTTCTAGTGTAGAGAATATGCAAGAAACAATGTCAATTAGATGTTGAATTGCCTGTTTTCTGAACCGGACCTTGCAGAGTTATACAACACAAGATGGTGTAATCTTGTTGAAATGAAGCCTGAAACCTGAATCGGCAAGTAGATGAAAATCTGAATTCTGAAGACAGGATGATTTTTTTTTCCATATAACCCAGGGCCGGATTCCATTATCAATATCTTAGCAAATGTGGATCTATCAGTACCGATATGAAAGCATGAACTTTTCACCATGTTTGCCATTGTCATGATATAAGTATCCCTTTCCTGATGCTGAAACGACACTGTTTGCTCAGATCACGAAATTAATCAACCATATATAATCCTGAGCGATTGCCTCGATTGGAAATAGTAAAGACAAGGAGCATCTTTGTTAGTTGACCCAACTTAAAGAATCAAACTAATTCATCTTCTGATTCCAGGCAATCGCACGCCTTTTCCACTCTCAACTCAGTCCAAGACATGTGATTTTTTTTGGCCTAAGAAAACCTGCAAGAAATGGTGTTGGAATacattcttttctttctttcggaAAACTTTGAAATGGAGCCTGAAATCTGAATCGGCAAGTACATGAATATCTGAATTCTGAAGAAGTAAGTCAGTTGCCTTCTGCAGACTATCCATTTGTCGTATTCCATCTATAAAAGAATGTCGTAAATTTCTTAAAAGTTGGATGTATCTAAACACTGCTTAGTGTAtgaatacatctaaatttagacacattcaagacatttttttttttgatgggAAATAGATGATTCCATTACTCAACTGGCTCAGCCAAATCGCTGGCAACAAAGTTTGTTACACAATTGGGGGCAGAGTCCACCCAAAAGTAGTCAGACATCTCTGACTTTACACCATACTGTGCAAGCTCATGAGCTGCAGAATTACAAGCCCGGCGGCAAAAGGAAAAGTCGAAAGATTTGAAATTTGCCATACACTTCCTTCTCGCCTCCATCACCAGGGTACCAATGGCAGAACGATTGTAGCCATTGCTTCTGAGGGCCTGTACCAGGTTTAGAGAGTCTGATTCAAAAGTAATGCGATCAGCTCCCAGGTTTGTGGCTCCGTCAACAGCTGCAAGGCAAGCGATGGTCTCGGCGTGCAGGGGATCTCGGAGAAAACCAACCTTCCCCGCTCCTGCTGCCACAAACTCGCCGCGATGATTCCGGATAATAAAACCCCAGCCACCAGTGCCACTAACCTTGTTGAAAGCCCCATCGAAGTTTACTTTCACCATGTTCTCCTTGGGCTTCTCCCACTTTAGGATATTAGGGGGTTTAGGCGGTTTTCGAGGAGGACGGATGGACTGGAAGTCCATCATGTGTCGCTCCACGCTGTGGCAAACCTCAGCAGCACTTCTGACCATCTCCCCAGCGTTAGCCTTGTTTCGCACACCCCACCATTCCCACATGAGCACCAGGGCTTTCATCTTAGACTCCTCGTTGCATGTCCAGAGTGTCTCGAGCATGGCGTGAGCGGAATTGCAGGCCAACAGCTTCTCCCTAGTCTCGCTCAGCCCCAGGTTGTTCCAGCATTCTTTTACCCTTTTGCATTTTAGGAAAACATGGCCACCATCCTCATCCAGTCTATTGCAGATCGGACATCTGGTGTCAAGGTCGACACCAAGCTTGTGAATCTTCATGCGAATTGCCAGGCTGTTATGGGCGACCCTCCACACGAACATCTTCAGTTTGTTTGGCGCATTGAGATGCCAGATATTGTTCCACCTAAACTTGACAACACTGTTTTCAGTTGCAGCACGGGAGCATGCAGCATCCCTCCCTTTCTTCCTGTCCCTGGACGTGACGCCCACTTTGTAAGCAGATTTAACTGAGAAAGCTCCCTTGGGATCAAAATGCCAGGCCGGCCTGTCCTCCGGGTCATCACCGAGCCCAATAGAAAGGATAGTCTTAGCGTCCTCTGGAGCAAACAGAGCGCTGATGAGAGTCTCATCCCAGCCGCCGGTCAAAGGGTTGAGAAGCTCAGAGACGCTCAGGATTTCTGAGTGGCCAGGCCCAGTTCGCGGTCTTCTAGTTTCGCCTATCGGAAGCCATGGGTCCTCCCAGATCTTCACGTTGGTGCCATCTCCCACCCGCCAGATCAGGCCCTCCTTGAGAAGGGCAACCCCTCTCAGAATGCTGCGCCATGTGTATGATATATCAGGCTTTGGACTGGCGTCAAGGATGCTGCACTGGGAAATACTTTGCTTTCAGCAGACGACCGCCTGAGAGAATCAGGGTTCAGTAACGTGCGCCACCTGTCGGGCTAACATAGCCATGTTAAAAATATGAGGATCACGAAAACCAAGGCCACCCTCGCTTTTAGGTTTTGTTAGTAATTCCCAGCTCAGCCAGTGATGTCTCTCTTCATCTTGGTTATTCCACCAGTAGCGGCAGACCATAGAACTGAGATCATCACAGAACGTTTTGGTGAGGTCGAAACATGACATCGCAAAAATTGGAATTGCCTGGGCCACCGCCTTGACAAGAATCTCTTTCCCAGCCTTCgagagaaatctttccttccaccCTTGGATCTTTTTCCACACCTTctcaagcaagaaaccaaaagctTTGCTCTTCGATCTGCCCAGATAGATTGGCAGCCCGAGATATCTCTCATTGTAAGCTTCCGCGCTGATTTCTAGGACACTAAGGAATCTTCTCTTCGCAGCATTAGAAGTGCCTTTGCTGAACATAACAGCAGACTTCTCCTTGTTTATCATCTGCCCCGATGCGCCTTCATATAACCTGAGAATGCTTTGCAGTTTCAATGCGCTCGCCTCATTAACTTTCATGAAAATAATGGAGTCATCAGCAAAGAACATGTGATTGATCTTGGGGGCATTGGGGCAGATCTGGATACCATCAAGAGTGCCATCCTCAGCTGCCTTGTGAAACAAGCAAGAGAGCCCTTCCGCACACAAGATGAAGAGGTATGGGGATAAGGGGCACCCTTGTCTAAGGCCACGATGTGGCATGATAACCTCTGTGAAGTCCTGGTTTACCTTGACCTTGTAAGAAACAGTGCGCACGCAGTTCATCACCAGGTTCACCCATTTAGGTGAGAACCCCATTTTCACCATGATATTCTCAAGAAAAGACCACTCCACTCTGTCATATGCTTTACTCATGTCAAGTTTGACAGCCGCCACTCCATCCCTGCCCCCCTTTCGCTTGTGCATATAATGGGTTAGCTCGTAGGCGACGAGGATATTGTCGGTGATCAACCTATCTGGGATGAAAGCACTCTGGCTAGGCGAGATGATCTCAGTTAGGACCGGTTTGAGCCTACAGCCACCGTCTTCGCCACAATCTTGTAGATGATAT
Coding sequences within it:
- the LOC127339372 gene encoding uncharacterized protein gives rise to the protein MQGLLEMQRDEEPDILFLSETKMDMKGMERIKIALNMQHMEVKDCEGRSGGLAIFWKGSVKLKVNPLMTRYHIDADVTGDDGFVWRLTGVYGESKSGEKEKTWRLLKILHGQSNLPWVCMGDFNEILFASEKQGGQDRSQASMDKFRSALEFCELDDLGFSGDPYTWRNNSHLADTYIKERLDRAVANMEWRMHFPAYKVINGDPRHSDHRPVIVLLEPEPFLNRPKVTAQPKFEARWLEEEQCEEVVHNAWSMALLSGDVVVAEAIRRVGSDLHSWSREVLGPDDGALLSNVSRRVSHEMNDSLMRKFSSEDIKEALNSMGDLKAPGPDGMPAVFYKRFWELIGDKVQEEVLGVLNGGNMPTGWNETIIVLIPKTQKPEKLKDLRPIDRLITDNILVAYELTHYMHKRKGGRDGVAAVKLDMSKAYDRVEWSFLENIMVKMGFSPKWVNLVMNCVRTVSYKVKVNQDFTEVIMPHRGLRQGCPLSPYLFILCAEGLSCLFHKAAEDGTLDGIQICPNAPKINHMFFADDSIIFMKVNEASALKLQSILRLYEGASGQMINKEKSAVMFSKGTSNAAKRRFLSVLEISAEAYNERYLGLPIYLGRSKSKAFGFLLEKVWKKIQGWKERFLSKAGKEILVKAVAQAIPIFAMSCFDLTKTFCDDLSSMVCRYWWNNQDEERHHWLSWELLTKPKSEGGLGFRDPHIFNMAIILDASPKPDISYTWRSILRGVALLKEGLIWRVGDGTNVKIWEDPWLPIGETRRPRTGPGHSEILSVSELLNPLTGGWDETLISALFAPEDAKTILSIGLGDDPEDRPAWHFDPKGAFSVKSAYKVGVTSRDRKKGRDAACSRAATENSVVKFRWNNIWHLNAPNKLKMFVWRVAHNSLAIRMKIHKLGVDLDTRCPICNRLDEDGGHVFLKCKRVKECWNNLGLSETREKLLACNSAHAMLETLWTCNEESKMKALVLMWEWWGVRNKANAGEMVRSAAEVCHSVERHMMDFQSIRPPRKPPKPPNILKWEKPKENMVKVNFDGAFNKVSGTGGWGFIIRNHRGEFVAAGAGKVGFLRDPLHAETIACLAAVDGATNLGADRITFESDSLNLVQALRSNGYNRSAIGTLVMEARRKCMANFKSFDFSFCRRACNSAAHELAQYGVKSEMSDYFWVDSAPNCVTNFVASDLAEPVE